In the genome of Photobacterium sp. TLY01, one region contains:
- the crp gene encoding cAMP-activated global transcriptional regulator CRP codes for MVPGKPQTDPTLEWFLSHCHIHKYPSKSTLIHAGEKAETLYYIVKGSVAVLIKDEEGKEMILSYLNQGDFIGELGLFEEGQERTAWVRAKTPCEVAEISFKKFRQLIQVNPDILMRLSAQMARRLQVTSQKVGDLAFLDVTGRIAQTLLNLAKQPDAMTHPDGMQIKITRQEIGQIVGCSRETVGRILKMLEEQNLISAHGKTIVVYGTR; via the coding sequence ATGGTTCCAGGTAAACCGCAAACAGATCCAACCTTGGAGTGGTTCCTTTCTCATTGCCACATTCATAAGTACCCTTCAAAGAGTACACTGATCCACGCTGGCGAGAAAGCGGAGACCCTCTACTACATTGTTAAAGGCTCCGTTGCCGTTCTTATCAAGGACGAAGAAGGCAAAGAGATGATTCTGTCCTACCTCAACCAGGGCGACTTCATCGGTGAGCTTGGCCTGTTTGAAGAAGGCCAGGAGCGTACTGCCTGGGTTCGTGCAAAAACACCATGTGAAGTGGCTGAGATTTCCTTTAAGAAATTCCGCCAGCTGATTCAGGTCAACCCGGACATTCTGATGCGCCTGTCTGCGCAGATGGCGCGCCGTCTGCAAGTCACCAGCCAGAAAGTTGGCGACCTGGCGTTCCTGGATGTGACCGGTCGTATTGCCCAGACACTGCTGAATCTGGCCAAACAGCCAGATGCGATGACTCACCCGGACGGGATGCAAATCAAAATCACCCGTCAGGAAATCGGTCAGATTGTTGGCTGCTCCCGTGAAACCGTTGGCCGCATCCTGAAGATGCTGGAAGAGCAGAACCTGATTTCTGCCCACGGTAAAACCATCGTGGTTTACGGCACACGCTGA
- the astA gene encoding arginine N-succinyltransferase translates to MLVIRPITKADLPALMTCADESGHGFTSLPVNEEILSNRIAHSVESFNKDVTAPGPEGYLMVAEDTETGEIAGTTALEAAVGLDNPFYTYHLSTLVHNSHHLDVHKVLKVLTFGNDYTGVSELCTLFLRPQWRQGLNGKLLSKCRFLMLAEHRHRFSDTVIAEMRGVSDEQGNSPFWEWLKEHFFSIDFVEADYLTGIGKKEFIADLMPKLPIYVNLLSKEAQAVIGQVHDNTRPALKLLEAEGFVNRGYVDIFDAGPTVECDLRHIESVRASQRCTVEIGEHHSSHNYIISNTRFAGFRATVGKAALDGERNLAIISPEMAKVLEVKNGDQVRLIAQ, encoded by the coding sequence ATGCTGGTTATACGTCCAATTACAAAAGCGGATTTGCCTGCACTGATGACGTGCGCCGATGAATCAGGCCACGGATTCACATCATTGCCGGTTAATGAGGAGATCCTCAGCAATCGGATCGCTCATTCAGTTGAAAGCTTTAATAAAGACGTCACTGCACCGGGTCCGGAAGGCTACCTCATGGTAGCGGAAGACACTGAGACAGGCGAAATTGCCGGGACGACAGCGCTGGAAGCCGCGGTCGGACTGGATAACCCATTCTATACTTATCACCTCAGCACACTGGTTCATAATTCACATCATCTGGATGTACATAAAGTGCTGAAGGTACTGACGTTCGGTAATGACTACACGGGTGTCAGTGAGCTATGTACCTTATTCCTGCGCCCGCAATGGCGTCAGGGACTGAACGGAAAACTGCTCTCCAAGTGCCGTTTTCTGATGCTGGCCGAACATCGTCATCGTTTCTCGGACACTGTGATTGCCGAAATGCGCGGCGTGTCAGATGAACAGGGAAATTCCCCGTTCTGGGAATGGCTGAAAGAGCACTTTTTCTCGATTGATTTCGTTGAAGCCGATTACCTGACAGGGATTGGCAAAAAAGAATTTATTGCTGATCTGATGCCGAAACTGCCGATTTACGTCAACCTGCTGAGCAAAGAAGCGCAGGCAGTGATTGGCCAGGTGCACGACAATACGCGTCCGGCGCTAAAATTGCTGGAAGCGGAAGGATTCGTTAACCGTGGCTATGTGGACATTTTTGATGCTGGCCCCACGGTGGAATGCGATCTGCGCCATATTGAGTCTGTCCGTGCATCTCAGCGCTGTACGGTTGAGATCGGCGAACATCACAGCTCGCATAATTACATCATCAGTAATACCCGTTTTGCCGGTTTCCGTGCAACGGTTGGTAAAGCGGCACTGGATGGTGAACGTAATCTGGCCATCATTTCTCCGGAAATGGCCAAGGTGTTAGAAGTGAAAAACGGGGATCAGGTTCGCCTGATTGCTCAATAA
- a CDS encoding YheU family protein, translated as MIVPWQELDPETLNNLIEHFVLREGTDYGDRELSLAQKVAKVRQQLDNGEAVILFSELHETVDIKLRRSLRTE; from the coding sequence ATGATCGTTCCCTGGCAAGAATTAGACCCCGAGACACTCAATAACCTGATCGAGCATTTTGTGCTGCGTGAAGGCACGGATTATGGCGACCGGGAGCTGAGTCTGGCCCAGAAAGTGGCCAAAGTCAGACAGCAACTGGATAACGGAGAGGCAGTGATTCTGTTCTCGGAACTGCACGAAACGGTTGATATTAAACTGCGCCGGTCACTTCGCACAGAATAA
- a CDS encoding OsmC family protein, producing MQSRVKWVEGLTFVGQSNSGHSVVMDGNGGKTAPSPMELVLMAAGGCSSVDVVDGLKSAGQAITACEANITSERREQAPRYFTSANLHFVVTGHDLDDALVAKAVGDSLEKYCSVCLMLGKGVTLTHSYEIVAA from the coding sequence ATGCAATCACGTGTTAAATGGGTAGAAGGTTTGACTTTTGTCGGCCAGTCAAACTCGGGCCACAGTGTGGTCATGGACGGTAACGGCGGCAAAACGGCGCCGAGTCCGATGGAACTGGTGCTAATGGCGGCTGGCGGTTGCAGCTCTGTCGATGTGGTTGACGGCCTGAAAAGTGCCGGTCAGGCCATCACCGCCTGTGAAGCCAACATCACCTCAGAGCGCCGCGAGCAGGCACCGCGTTATTTCACCTCCGCCAATCTGCATTTCGTGGTGACCGGTCATGATCTGGATGACGCGCTGGTGGCCAAAGCGGTTGGTGATTCGCTGGAAAAATACTGCTCTGTGTGCCTGATGCTGGGTAAAGGGGTCACCCTGACCCATTCTTATGAAATCGTCGCCGCTTAA
- a CDS encoding DUF1338 domain-containing protein, with translation MERVEKLFDALWQDFTTRLCPSAAQVHDLLTEEEPLQNDHIALRTFNLPGVSLDVLAAPFIAIGYKPCGTYHFEQKKLYAEHFEHPNPAAPKVFISELLVGQCSAQLQNTVRALVKQIPEGAMKDASFLYGGRLWELDFATYEMLAAESEYAGWVAAHGYGANHFTVSVNQLEQFTEVAAVNSLLRHNGFSINESGGEVKGNPEVMLEQSSTMADRVDVSFTDGVRTIPGGFYEFAKRYPQADGELYPGFVEASADKIFESTNM, from the coding sequence ATGGAAAGAGTGGAAAAATTGTTTGATGCCCTGTGGCAGGACTTTACGACCCGTCTGTGCCCGTCAGCGGCGCAGGTGCACGATCTGCTGACAGAGGAAGAGCCTCTGCAAAACGATCATATTGCGCTGCGCACCTTTAATCTGCCGGGTGTCAGTCTGGATGTTCTGGCGGCACCGTTTATCGCCATTGGTTACAAGCCGTGCGGCACCTACCATTTCGAGCAGAAGAAACTGTACGCTGAGCACTTCGAGCACCCGAATCCGGCTGCCCCGAAAGTGTTTATCAGTGAACTGCTGGTCGGTCAGTGCTCTGCCCAATTGCAAAACACGGTGCGTGCGCTGGTCAAGCAGATCCCTGAGGGTGCAATGAAGGATGCGTCCTTCCTCTATGGCGGCCGTTTGTGGGAGCTGGACTTTGCAACCTATGAAATGCTGGCTGCGGAAAGCGAGTATGCCGGTTGGGTTGCCGCCCACGGTTACGGTGCCAATCACTTTACCGTGAGCGTCAATCAGCTGGAGCAGTTTACCGAAGTGGCGGCAGTGAACAGCCTGCTGCGGCACAACGGGTTCAGCATCAATGAATCTGGCGGTGAGGTGAAGGGCAATCCGGAAGTGATGCTGGAGCAATCCTCGACCATGGCGGATCGTGTGGATGTGTCCTTTACTGATGGCGTACGCACCATTCCTGGCGGTTTCTATGAGTTCGCCAAGCGCTATCCGCAGGCAGACGGGGAGCTTTATCCGGGCTTTGTCGAAGCGTCAGCCGATAAAATCTTCGAAAGTACCAATATGTGA
- a CDS encoding aspartate aminotransferase family protein: MATDQKVGRQTFDEVMVPCYAPMQIIPVKGKGARVWDQDDREYIDFAGGIAVSCLGHCHPAMVSALKEQGEKIWHLSNVMTNEPALRLAKKLTEVSFAEKVFFANSGAEANEAALKLARRYAADKFGPEKDEIIAFKQGFHGRTFFTVTVGGQAAYSDGFGPKPQAVTHLPYNDLEALAAHISDRTCAVMMEPLQGEGGIVSPTKEFIQGVRELCDKHNALLVFDEVQTGNGRTGEFYAYQGLGVTPDILSTAKSLGGGFPIGAMLTTTELAQHLKVGTHGSTYGGNPLACAVAEAVVDEVSKPEVLAGVKEREQWFRDGIEKINAQYPIFAEVRGKGLLLGAALNEAWQGRARDVLLAAGEEGLMVLVAGTNVVRFTPSLVIEKSDVEEGMARLERAIAKLYNQ; encoded by the coding sequence ATGGCGACGGATCAAAAAGTAGGACGTCAAACCTTTGATGAGGTCATGGTACCTTGTTATGCCCCAATGCAAATCATCCCGGTGAAAGGGAAAGGTGCCCGTGTATGGGACCAGGATGACCGTGAGTACATCGATTTCGCCGGTGGTATCGCGGTGAGCTGCTTGGGCCATTGTCACCCGGCTATGGTGTCAGCTCTGAAAGAGCAGGGTGAAAAGATTTGGCACCTGAGCAACGTCATGACCAATGAGCCGGCCCTGCGTCTGGCGAAAAAACTGACCGAAGTCAGCTTTGCTGAGAAAGTCTTCTTTGCCAACTCGGGCGCCGAAGCAAACGAAGCCGCGCTGAAACTGGCGCGCCGTTACGCGGCTGATAAATTCGGCCCGGAAAAAGATGAAATCATCGCCTTTAAACAAGGTTTCCACGGCCGTACTTTCTTCACTGTGACCGTGGGTGGTCAGGCTGCGTATTCTGACGGCTTCGGTCCAAAACCTCAGGCGGTGACGCACCTGCCGTATAACGATCTTGAAGCGCTGGCAGCACATATCTCTGATCGCACCTGTGCGGTGATGATGGAGCCGCTGCAGGGCGAGGGCGGTATCGTTTCTCCGACCAAAGAATTTATCCAGGGCGTGCGTGAGTTGTGTGACAAACACAATGCCCTGCTGGTGTTTGATGAGGTACAGACAGGGAACGGCCGTACGGGTGAGTTCTATGCGTATCAGGGTCTGGGCGTGACGCCGGACATCCTGAGCACAGCGAAATCGCTGGGTGGCGGTTTCCCGATTGGCGCGATGCTGACCACCACTGAGCTGGCGCAGCACCTGAAAGTGGGGACTCACGGTTCAACCTATGGCGGTAACCCGCTGGCGTGTGCCGTGGCTGAGGCTGTGGTTGACGAAGTCAGCAAGCCGGAAGTCCTGGCTGGTGTGAAAGAGCGCGAGCAGTGGTTCCGTGACGGGATTGAGAAAATCAATGCTCAGTACCCTATCTTCGCTGAAGTCCGTGGTAAGGGTCTGCTACTGGGCGCAGCCCTGAATGAAGCCTGGCAGGGCCGTGCACGTGATGTGCTGCTGGCGGCCGGTGAAGAAGGCCTGATGGTCCTGGTTGCCGGTACCAATGTGGTGCGTTTCACGCCATCGCTGGTGATTGAAAAATCGGATGTCGAAGAAGGTATGGCGCGTCTGGAACGTGCGATTGCCAAGCTGTACAACCAATAA
- the astD gene encoding succinylglutamate-semialdehyde dehydrogenase yields MTQWIAGNWQAGQGEAMQSLNPFSGEVIWEGKSATTEQVEQAVASARQALMTWRHTRLEERQAIVERFAALVKDNSEHIARTIAEETGKPLWETRTEAGAMVGKIAISLRAYNERTGEREKDVAGTKAVLRHRPLGVMAVFGPYNFPGHLPNGHIVPALLAGNTVVFKPSDLTPKVAEETVKLWEQAGLPAGVLNLVQGARATGEALAQSAGIDGLLFTGSANTGHILHRQFAGQPGKMLALEMGGNNPMVISKAYGDLKSTVYTIIQSAFISAGQRCTCARRLYVPEGAEGDALIAALVEATKAINVDGPFAEPQPFMGPQISVAAADNIIAAQERLLAMGGESLLKAARGQGAVVTPGIIEVSKIAELPDEEYFGPLLQVARYQELPQAVEMANNTRYGLSAGLVSTDDSEWEYFIDHIRAGVVNRNRQLTGASGDAPFGGPGASGNLRPSAYYAADYCAYPMASMEGEATELPAQLSPGIQL; encoded by the coding sequence ATGACACAATGGATTGCAGGTAACTGGCAAGCCGGTCAGGGTGAAGCGATGCAATCGCTGAATCCATTCAGCGGTGAAGTGATCTGGGAAGGTAAGAGTGCTACAACCGAGCAGGTTGAGCAGGCTGTGGCCAGTGCGCGTCAGGCGCTGATGACCTGGCGTCATACCCGACTGGAAGAGCGTCAGGCGATCGTTGAGCGCTTCGCTGCCCTGGTCAAAGACAACAGCGAGCACATTGCCCGCACAATCGCTGAAGAAACCGGTAAACCGCTGTGGGAAACGCGCACTGAAGCTGGCGCCATGGTGGGTAAGATTGCCATTTCTCTGCGTGCTTACAATGAGCGTACCGGCGAGCGTGAAAAAGACGTCGCGGGCACCAAAGCCGTCCTGCGTCACCGTCCGCTGGGCGTGATGGCGGTATTCGGGCCGTATAATTTCCCGGGTCACCTGCCTAACGGTCACATTGTTCCTGCGCTGCTGGCGGGGAACACTGTGGTGTTCAAACCTTCGGATCTGACACCAAAAGTCGCGGAAGAAACCGTCAAACTGTGGGAACAGGCGGGTTTGCCTGCCGGTGTACTGAACCTGGTTCAGGGCGCGCGGGCGACCGGTGAAGCGCTGGCGCAGTCGGCCGGTATCGACGGCCTGCTGTTTACCGGTAGTGCCAATACCGGTCATATCCTGCACCGTCAGTTTGCCGGTCAGCCGGGCAAAATGCTGGCGCTGGAGATGGGCGGCAACAACCCGATGGTCATCTCCAAGGCCTATGGCGATCTGAAATCCACTGTATACACCATCATCCAGTCGGCTTTCATCAGTGCCGGCCAGCGTTGTACCTGTGCCCGCCGCCTGTACGTGCCAGAAGGCGCGGAAGGGGACGCCCTGATTGCAGCACTGGTCGAAGCGACCAAAGCCATCAATGTGGACGGCCCGTTTGCCGAGCCGCAGCCGTTTATGGGACCGCAAATTTCTGTCGCCGCCGCGGACAACATTATTGCCGCGCAGGAGCGTCTGCTTGCTATGGGTGGTGAATCTCTGCTGAAAGCCGCGCGTGGCCAGGGCGCTGTCGTCACGCCTGGGATTATCGAAGTCAGCAAGATTGCCGAATTGCCGGACGAAGAATATTTCGGTCCGCTGCTGCAGGTGGCGCGTTACCAGGAGCTGCCTCAGGCGGTCGAGATGGCCAACAACACCCGTTATGGCCTGTCGGCCGGTCTGGTCTCGACTGATGACAGTGAGTGGGAATATTTCATCGATCATATCCGTGCGGGCGTCGTCAACCGTAACCGCCAGTTGACCGGTGCCAGCGGCGATGCGCCGTTCGGTGGTCCGGGTGCCTCGGGCAACCTGCGTCCGAGTGCGTACTACGCTGCGGATTACTGTGCTTACCCGATGGCATCGATGGAAGGTGAGGCAACCGAACTGCCGGCACAACTGTCGCCAGGAATTCAACTGTAA